A stretch of Bordetella genomosp. 13 DNA encodes these proteins:
- a CDS encoding tripartite tricarboxylate transporter TctB family protein produces MFIALGIGFAVQATQYTMGTAARMGPGYFPFWLGIVLSLMGALVLLTSLAKTAAETTVSRFDFRILLLVIGSVLVYAFALRFLGLYISIFLLVIISSLASHEFNWKVAVANGLFLVTFSYVAFIRGLGLIFPLWPSFLGN; encoded by the coding sequence ATGTTCATCGCGTTGGGCATCGGGTTCGCAGTGCAGGCCACCCAGTACACGATGGGAACGGCCGCTCGCATGGGTCCCGGATACTTCCCCTTCTGGCTGGGCATCGTGCTTTCCCTGATGGGGGCGCTCGTCCTGCTGACCTCCCTGGCCAAGACCGCGGCCGAGACCACGGTCAGCCGCTTCGACTTCCGCATCCTGCTCCTGGTCATCGGGTCGGTGCTGGTGTATGCCTTCGCGCTGCGGTTCCTGGGCCTATACATCTCTATCTTCCTGCTGGTGATCATCAGCAGCCTGGCCAGCCATGAGTTCAACTGGAAGGTAGCCGTCGCCAACGGCCTCTTCCTGGTGACGTTCTCATATGTCGCCTTCATCCGCGGCCTCGGTCTCATCTTCCCGCTCTGGCCGAGCTTCCTGGGCAACTGA
- a CDS encoding tripartite tricarboxylate transporter permease, whose translation MELLDNLMLGFSVAFTPENLFYAFLGCLLGTLVGVLPGLGPVPTIAMLLPITYVLPPTAGLIMLAGIYYGTQYGGSTTAILVNLPGETSAVVTVLDGHQMARNGRAGAALSLAAIGSFFAGTVATLLLAAFAPPLAEVAFEFGPAEYFSLMVLGLVGAVVLASGSLPKAICMILLGLLLGMVGTDVNSGVARYDFSIPELQDGIDFAIVAMGVFGLSEIMANLELKEQRVEIADKVGSLYPNKQEFREAAPAIIRGTALGSALGILPGGGSVLSAFASYTLEKKLSKNPERFGKGHPAGLAGPESANNAGAQTSFIPLLTLGIPGNAVMALMVGAMTIHNIQPGPQVMTSHPELFWGLIASMWIGNLMLVVLNLPLIGIWVKLLRVPYRMLFPAILVFCTIGVYSLNYNTFDILMFAIFGIIGYVWAKLKCEGAPLLLGLVLGPMMEENFRRALLLSRGDYATFVQRPLSATLLGMAVILVILVALPSIRKKREETFVEEN comes from the coding sequence ATGGAATTGCTGGACAACCTGATGTTGGGGTTCTCGGTGGCGTTCACCCCCGAGAATCTGTTCTACGCCTTTCTCGGCTGCCTGCTGGGCACGCTGGTGGGAGTTCTGCCCGGGCTCGGTCCCGTGCCCACGATCGCGATGCTGCTGCCGATCACCTATGTGCTGCCGCCCACGGCCGGCCTCATCATGCTGGCGGGCATCTACTACGGCACGCAGTACGGTGGTTCCACGACCGCCATCCTGGTCAACCTGCCGGGTGAAACGTCCGCGGTGGTCACGGTGCTGGACGGTCACCAGATGGCGCGCAATGGCCGTGCCGGCGCGGCGCTGTCGTTGGCGGCCATCGGCTCGTTCTTCGCGGGCACGGTCGCCACGCTGCTGCTGGCCGCCTTCGCGCCGCCGCTGGCCGAAGTGGCCTTCGAGTTCGGCCCCGCCGAGTACTTCTCGCTGATGGTGCTGGGCCTGGTGGGCGCCGTGGTGCTGGCCTCGGGCTCGCTGCCCAAGGCCATCTGCATGATCCTTCTGGGCCTGCTGCTGGGCATGGTGGGCACCGACGTGAACTCGGGCGTGGCCCGCTACGACTTCAGCATCCCCGAGCTGCAGGACGGCATCGACTTCGCCATCGTGGCCATGGGCGTGTTCGGCCTGTCCGAGATCATGGCCAACCTCGAGCTGAAGGAACAGCGCGTCGAAATCGCCGACAAGGTGGGCTCGCTGTATCCGAACAAGCAAGAGTTCCGCGAAGCGGCTCCGGCCATCATCCGCGGCACGGCGCTGGGCTCGGCCCTGGGCATCCTGCCGGGCGGCGGGTCGGTGCTGTCGGCCTTCGCCTCGTACACGCTCGAGAAGAAGCTGTCGAAGAATCCCGAACGCTTCGGCAAGGGTCACCCCGCCGGCCTGGCCGGCCCCGAGTCGGCCAACAACGCCGGCGCGCAGACCTCGTTCATTCCGCTGCTGACGCTGGGCATCCCGGGCAACGCCGTGATGGCGCTGATGGTGGGCGCGATGACCATCCACAACATCCAGCCGGGCCCACAGGTCATGACCAGCCACCCCGAGCTGTTCTGGGGCCTGATCGCCTCGATGTGGATCGGCAACCTGATGCTGGTGGTGCTGAACCTGCCGCTGATCGGCATCTGGGTCAAACTGCTGCGCGTGCCGTACCGCATGCTGTTCCCCGCCATCCTGGTGTTCTGCACGATCGGCGTGTATTCGCTGAACTACAACACCTTCGACATCCTGATGTTCGCCATCTTCGGCATCATCGGCTACGTGTGGGCCAAGCTGAAGTGCGAAGGCGCCCCGCTGCTGTTGGGCCTGGTGCTGGGTCCGATGATGGAAGAGAACTTCCGTCGCGCCCTGCTGCTGTCGCGCGGCGACTATGCCACCTTCGTCCAGCGTCCGCTGTCGGCCACGCTGCTGGGCATGGCCGTGATCCTGGTGATCCTGGTTGCCCTGCCGTCGATCCGCAAGAAGCGCGAAGAGACCTTCGTCGAAGAGAACTGA
- a CDS encoding bifunctional nicotinamide-nucleotide adenylyltransferase/Nudix hydroxylase: protein MNASSRHDIAVYIGRFQPFHNGHLALLRQALGMAAHVAVVIGSAHQARSPKNPFTWQERADVIRLALPEADRTRVHFVPVRDYYDEARWVQAVHAGMAQLESELQLPAKAAVSLIGHFKDATSSYLRRFPGWELRAVERADPVDGAHIRDALFGASGHDIEAALAALRPLAPSTTLDFLRAWSALPFHADLAREWRMLRKYKQAWAAAPYPPVFVTVDAVVRCADRVLLVRRGEPPGVGLYAVPGGFIEQRETAYQSALRELREETGLALLEPSMQSALKAKAVFDHPDRSQRGRSITHAFYFDLGDRALPAIEAADDAQSAQWTPIADLAALEDQFHEDHFHMLDHFFGLTK from the coding sequence ATGAACGCATCCTCCCGCCACGACATCGCGGTCTACATCGGGCGCTTCCAGCCATTTCACAATGGCCACCTGGCCCTGCTGCGGCAGGCCCTGGGCATGGCCGCCCACGTGGCCGTCGTCATCGGCTCGGCGCATCAGGCCCGCTCGCCGAAGAACCCCTTCACCTGGCAGGAGAGAGCGGACGTCATCCGCCTGGCGCTGCCCGAAGCCGACCGGACACGCGTGCATTTCGTGCCGGTGCGCGACTATTACGACGAAGCCCGCTGGGTGCAGGCCGTGCACGCTGGCATGGCCCAGCTGGAAAGCGAACTGCAGCTGCCCGCCAAGGCCGCCGTCTCGCTGATCGGGCACTTCAAGGACGCCACCAGCAGCTATCTGCGCCGCTTCCCCGGCTGGGAGCTGCGGGCCGTCGAACGCGCCGACCCGGTGGACGGGGCGCACATCCGCGACGCCCTGTTCGGCGCGTCCGGCCACGACATCGAGGCCGCGCTGGCCGCATTGCGCCCGCTGGCGCCCTCGACCACACTGGACTTCCTGCGGGCCTGGTCCGCGCTGCCGTTCCATGCCGACCTGGCGCGCGAATGGCGCATGCTGCGCAAGTACAAGCAGGCCTGGGCCGCGGCGCCCTATCCGCCGGTCTTCGTCACCGTGGACGCGGTGGTGCGTTGCGCCGACCGCGTGCTGCTGGTCCGGCGCGGCGAGCCGCCCGGCGTCGGGCTGTATGCCGTGCCGGGCGGCTTCATCGAACAACGCGAGACGGCCTATCAGTCGGCGCTGCGGGAACTGCGCGAAGAGACCGGCCTGGCCCTGCTCGAACCCAGCATGCAGTCGGCGCTGAAGGCCAAGGCCGTATTCGACCACCCCGACCGCAGCCAGCGCGGGCGCAGCATCACGCACGCCTTCTATTTCGACCTGGGCGACCGCGCCCTGCCCGCCATCGAGGCCGCCGACGACGCGCAATCGGCGCAATGGACGCCCATTGCCGACCTGGCGGCGCTGGAAGACCAGTTCCACGAGGATCACTTCCACATGCTGGACCACTTCTTCGGACTGACGAAATAG
- a CDS encoding NAD+ synthase, whose product MIKLTLAQLNYTVGDIAGNVARMTEAARQAVRDGSELVVFSELSLTGYYPGDLLDDPLFQARTADGLEALRQASRELPELAWVVGAPIGRTGPGKKWHNGLLVLRDGVVLLSYAKQLLPTYNIFDERRHFEPGPDVAPVLQIGKARVGFMICEDGWNDQGADYELNPFRRMQQAAPDLVVSINASPSEIGKRELRHKVFAQACAQNGLPLLYVNQIGGQDQIVYDGASFAAQPAEGVVFEMKRFEEDVVTLRFEGGCFLTPQGECPRPVDPRGLPTMAFYQAQIVLGLRDYARRCGFKQVVVGSSGGIDSALTLALAAQALGADNVAAVTMPSRYSSSGSVDDSVALCRNLGITLYTHPIAEAVDVYARQFEASFGQPLQGLPLENLQARIRGTILMEYSNAFGHLLLTTGNKSEVSVGYCTLYGDTNGGLGPIGDLYKTEVFALSRHINEAAGRELIPAAIIEKPPSAELAPGQKDTDSLPPYEVLDEILRFVIEGERLAPDEYRQAREFVEHLRGTDDGQALIARVRRMVGRNEYKRRQAPPIIRVRARAFGAGRQMPIAARHD is encoded by the coding sequence ATGATCAAGCTGACGCTGGCCCAGCTCAACTACACCGTCGGCGACATCGCCGGCAACGTCGCCAGGATGACCGAAGCCGCCCGCCAGGCCGTGCGGGACGGATCGGAACTGGTGGTGTTCTCGGAACTCTCCCTTACCGGCTACTACCCCGGCGACCTGCTCGACGATCCGCTCTTCCAGGCCAGGACCGCCGATGGGCTCGAGGCATTGCGCCAGGCCTCGCGGGAACTGCCTGAGCTGGCCTGGGTGGTGGGCGCGCCCATCGGCCGCACGGGGCCGGGCAAGAAGTGGCACAACGGGCTGCTGGTGCTGCGCGACGGCGTAGTGCTGCTGTCGTACGCCAAGCAACTGCTGCCCACCTACAACATCTTCGACGAACGCCGCCACTTCGAGCCGGGCCCGGACGTGGCGCCCGTGCTGCAGATCGGCAAGGCGCGCGTGGGCTTCATGATCTGCGAGGACGGCTGGAACGACCAGGGCGCCGACTACGAGCTCAACCCGTTTCGCCGCATGCAGCAGGCCGCGCCCGACCTGGTGGTGTCCATCAATGCCAGTCCCTCCGAGATCGGCAAGCGCGAACTGCGCCACAAGGTGTTCGCCCAGGCATGTGCGCAGAACGGCCTGCCGCTGCTGTACGTGAACCAGATCGGCGGCCAGGACCAGATCGTGTACGACGGCGCCTCGTTCGCAGCCCAGCCCGCCGAGGGCGTGGTCTTCGAGATGAAGCGCTTCGAGGAAGACGTGGTCACGCTGCGTTTCGAAGGCGGCTGCTTCCTGACGCCGCAGGGGGAATGCCCGCGGCCGGTGGACCCGCGCGGCCTGCCGACAATGGCCTTCTACCAGGCGCAGATCGTGCTGGGCCTGCGCGACTACGCGCGCCGCTGCGGCTTCAAGCAGGTGGTGGTGGGCTCGTCCGGCGGCATCGACAGCGCGCTGACGCTGGCGCTGGCCGCCCAGGCGCTGGGCGCCGACAACGTGGCGGCGGTCACCATGCCGTCGCGCTATTCCTCGTCGGGCTCGGTGGACGATTCGGTGGCGCTGTGCCGCAACCTGGGCATCACGCTCTACACGCATCCCATCGCCGAGGCGGTGGACGTGTATGCGCGGCAGTTCGAGGCCAGTTTCGGCCAACCCCTGCAGGGCCTGCCGCTGGAGAACCTGCAGGCTCGCATCCGCGGCACCATCCTGATGGAATATTCCAATGCCTTCGGCCACCTGTTGCTGACCACCGGCAACAAGTCCGAGGTGTCGGTGGGCTATTGCACGCTGTATGGCGACACCAACGGCGGCCTGGGGCCCATCGGCGACCTGTACAAGACCGAGGTGTTCGCGCTGTCGCGCCACATCAACGAAGCCGCCGGCCGCGAACTGATCCCCGCCGCCATCATCGAGAAACCGCCGTCGGCCGAACTGGCGCCGGGGCAGAAGGACACTGACAGCCTGCCGCCCTACGAAGTGCTGGACGAGATCCTGCGCTTCGTGATCGAAGGCGAGCGGCTGGCGCCCGACGAATACCGGCAGGCGCGCGAGTTCGTCGAGCACCTGCGCGGCACGGACGACGGCCAGGCCCTGATCGCGCGCGTGCGCCGCATGGTCGGCCGCAACGAGTACAAGCGCCGCCAGGCCCCGCCCATCATCCGCGTGCGCGCCCGGGCCTTCGGCGCCGGCCGGCAGATGCCCATCGCCGCGCGCCACGACTGA
- a CDS encoding cysteine hydrolase family protein, giving the protein MKMNVQLLIIDPQNDFCDLPESWQPVDPGSGARIAPSLPVAGAHADMQRLAGFLQAGHALLSDITVTLDSHHRVDIAHPTFWTQGDDTPVTPYTRITAAQVRAGLFRPRDAAALPRTLAYLDELEARGRYTLMVWPVHCQIGSWGHNVHAAVQSACSAWEDGRLRPVQYVHKGMNPWTEHYSALQAEVPDAADPATQLDRGLLQRLDGADVLLVAGEASSHCVRATVEHIVEHLPGGRPERLMLLTDCMSAVSGFDRESAGFLQTMQRQGVRLVTAAQALRQLRDA; this is encoded by the coding sequence ATGAAAATGAACGTCCAACTTCTGATCATCGATCCGCAGAACGACTTCTGCGACCTGCCCGAATCCTGGCAGCCCGTCGATCCGGGCAGCGGCGCGCGCATCGCGCCTTCGTTGCCGGTGGCCGGCGCGCACGCCGACATGCAGCGCCTGGCCGGATTCCTGCAGGCGGGCCACGCGCTGCTTTCCGACATCACGGTCACGCTGGATTCCCACCACAGGGTCGACATCGCGCACCCCACGTTCTGGACCCAGGGCGATGACACCCCCGTCACCCCCTACACCCGGATCACCGCCGCTCAGGTGCGCGCAGGTCTCTTTCGGCCGCGCGATGCCGCCGCCCTGCCGCGCACGCTGGCGTACCTGGACGAACTCGAGGCGCGGGGCCGCTATACCCTGATGGTGTGGCCCGTGCACTGCCAGATCGGCAGTTGGGGGCACAACGTGCACGCCGCCGTGCAGTCCGCGTGCAGCGCCTGGGAAGACGGCAGGCTGCGCCCTGTACAGTATGTGCACAAGGGCATGAACCCCTGGACCGAACACTACAGCGCCTTGCAGGCCGAAGTGCCCGACGCTGCCGACCCCGCCACGCAGCTCGACCGCGGCCTGCTGCAGCGGCTGGACGGCGCCGACGTGCTGCTGGTGGCCGGCGAGGCCAGCAGCCACTGCGTGCGGGCCACCGTCGAGCACATCGTCGAGCACCTGCCCGGCGGCCGTCCCGAGCGCCTGATGCTGCTGACGGACTGCATGAGCGCGGTGAGCGGTTTCGATCGCGAGTCCGCCGGCTTCCTGCAGACCATGCAGCGCCAAGGGGTACGGCTGGTTACCGCCGCGCAGGCCTTGCGGCAGCTGCGCGACGCCTGA
- a CDS encoding efflux transporter outer membrane subunit has product MRAPLNRPTRLSIAAALALMLAACALGPDGTPPATPEPIQYGTAATPDRLAAAQGVAQYLEAGGTPLADWWTRYGSPQLDGLVAEGLANSPDLAAAGKRLEAAREQLRAQVGESMLPSVDAGVQADRQRALGMPNMSPPTALYNTFVGQLRAQYTFDLFGAARYANASLAERVNQQAYELEAARRALAANIVTGAVNSAALKLQVELTQRQAELARLVARDAQRRFELGSASQQEALDADQTAANLEAGLPGLRSQWRAMRHALAVLLGRTPDQAPPDLDYDSFKVPDRIPVSVPSTLLANRPDILAAEATFRAAAADIGAATAQLLPQLSLSASLGRGGFNWSDALAAGTGSIWSIGAGLTQPIFHGGALLAQRRAALRSYEAAGDQYRQTVLAAFRNVADTLAALEADNEALAAAERSRQAAETSYANTARRVDLGALPGYQGRASEQHFLDARLREIRHATDRMNDTAALFHAMGGGPITLQAPDR; this is encoded by the coding sequence ATGCGTGCCCCGTTGAACCGACCGACACGCTTGTCCATCGCCGCCGCGCTGGCCCTCATGCTGGCCGCCTGCGCGCTGGGGCCGGACGGCACGCCGCCCGCCACGCCCGAACCCATTCAGTACGGCACGGCCGCTACGCCCGACCGCCTGGCCGCCGCGCAGGGCGTGGCGCAGTACCTCGAGGCCGGCGGCACGCCGCTTGCGGACTGGTGGACGCGCTATGGGTCGCCGCAGCTCGATGGGCTGGTGGCCGAGGGCCTGGCGAACAGCCCTGACCTGGCTGCGGCCGGCAAGCGGCTCGAGGCCGCGCGCGAGCAGCTGCGCGCGCAGGTAGGCGAATCCATGCTGCCCTCGGTGGACGCCGGCGTGCAGGCCGACCGCCAGCGCGCGCTGGGCATGCCCAACATGTCGCCGCCCACCGCCCTGTACAACACCTTCGTCGGGCAACTGCGCGCGCAGTACACCTTCGACCTGTTCGGCGCGGCGCGCTACGCCAATGCGTCGCTGGCCGAGCGCGTGAACCAGCAGGCCTATGAGCTCGAGGCCGCGCGTCGCGCGCTGGCCGCCAACATCGTCACCGGCGCCGTCAACTCGGCGGCGCTGAAGCTGCAGGTCGAGCTGACGCAGCGGCAGGCCGAGCTGGCGCGACTGGTGGCGCGCGACGCGCAGCGCCGGTTCGAACTGGGATCGGCCTCGCAGCAAGAGGCGCTGGACGCCGACCAGACCGCTGCCAATCTCGAAGCCGGGCTGCCCGGCCTGCGCAGCCAATGGCGTGCGATGCGGCATGCGCTGGCCGTGCTGCTGGGCCGCACCCCCGACCAGGCGCCGCCCGATCTGGACTACGACAGCTTCAAGGTGCCCGACCGCATCCCGGTCAGCGTACCGTCGACGCTGCTGGCCAACCGCCCCGACATCCTCGCCGCCGAAGCCACCTTCCGCGCGGCCGCGGCCGACATCGGCGCGGCCACGGCCCAGCTGCTGCCGCAGCTGTCGCTGTCGGCATCGCTGGGCAGGGGCGGATTCAACTGGTCGGATGCGCTCGCGGCGGGCACGGGATCGATCTGGAGCATCGGCGCCGGGCTGACCCAGCCCATCTTCCATGGCGGCGCGCTGCTGGCGCAGCGCCGGGCCGCGCTGCGCTCGTACGAGGCGGCCGGCGACCAGTACAGGCAGACGGTGCTGGCCGCCTTCCGCAATGTGGCCGACACGCTGGCCGCGCTGGAGGCCGACAACGAGGCGCTGGCCGCCGCGGAACGCTCGCGCCAGGCCGCCGAGACCTCGTACGCCAACACCGCGCGGCGAGTCGATCTGGGCGCCTTGCCCGGCTACCAGGGCCGCGCCAGCGAACAGCACTTCCTGGATGCGCGGCTGCGCGAGATCCGCCATGCCACCGATCGCATGAACGACACGGCGGCACTGTTCCATGCGATGGGCGGCGGGCCCATCACGCTGCAGGCGCCAGATCGATGA
- a CDS encoding efflux RND transporter permease subunit, with protein sequence MSQPPQARAAAVAHGHAEEGRFNLSAWALRHQALVVFLIVLATLFGVLSYSRLAQSEDPPFTFRVMVISTLWPGATAQQVQLQVTDRIARKLQETPHTDFMRSYSRPGESMIFFTMKDSAPASEVAEEWYQIRKKVGDIQGTLPRGVQGPFFNDEFGDVYTNIYTLEGDGFTPAQLRDYADALRVVLLRVPGVAKVDYFGEQEERIYIEIPNAQLARLGASPEQIGRAIDAQNGVLSAGTLTTADDRVFVRPSGQLGDAQALAETLISVNGRSVRLGDIAAIRRGYIDPPTSEMRAGGRQVLGIGITMQPGQDVVKLGKSLDETTARLRGSLPAGLVLTQVSDMPEAVSHSVDEFLRSVAEAVAIVLLVSLVSLGLRTGVVVVISIPVVLAVTALFMSMFDIGLHKVSLGTLVLALGLLVDDAIIAVEMMAVKLEQGWNRARAAAYAYTSTAFPMLTGTLVTVAGFLPIALAKSGTGEYTRSIFQVSAIALIASWFAAVVLIPLLGYRLLPERKREAHLPDDHEHDIYDTRFYRRLRTWVAACIRRRYVVLGLTIALFAAAMAAFGLVPQQFFPNSDRPELLVDLSLQEGASFDATKRQVLRLEQTLQDRPEIEHMVSFVGTGAPRFYLPLDQKLPQPNFAQFILTAKSLEDRDRLAGWLGPLLREQFPAVRTRLSRLENGPPVGFPVQFRVSGDHIGTVRGIAEKLAAEVRADGRTTNVQFDWDEPSERSLRFEIDQNKARAVGVTSSDIANFLSMTLSGTTVTQYRERDKLINVALRAPADERVDPARVAMLSMPTPNGPVPLGSLGSVRPELEYAVIWARDRQPTITVQADVLPGAQGIDVTRDVDEKLSGLRSELPVGYRIQIGGSVEESQKGQSSINAQMPLMIIVVLTLLMIQLQSFSRVMMVVLTAPLGLIGVVIALLLFGKPFGFVAMLGVIAMFGIIMRNSVILVDQIEQDIAGGAPRVDAIVGATARRFRPITLTAAAAVLALIPLLRSNFFGPMATALMGGITSATVLTLFFLPALYAAWFRVRNDERAEPPGVPPGADAGHLREGA encoded by the coding sequence GTGAGCCAGCCCCCGCAGGCGCGCGCCGCCGCCGTGGCGCACGGGCATGCCGAGGAAGGCCGCTTCAACCTCTCGGCCTGGGCGCTGCGCCACCAGGCGCTGGTGGTCTTTCTCATCGTGCTGGCCACGCTGTTCGGCGTGCTGTCGTATTCGCGGCTGGCGCAGTCCGAGGACCCGCCGTTCACATTCCGCGTCATGGTCATCAGCACCCTCTGGCCGGGCGCCACGGCGCAGCAGGTGCAGCTGCAGGTCACCGACCGGATCGCACGCAAGCTGCAGGAAACGCCGCACACCGACTTCATGCGCAGCTACTCGCGTCCCGGCGAGTCGATGATCTTCTTCACCATGAAAGATTCGGCGCCCGCCTCCGAGGTCGCCGAAGAGTGGTATCAGATCCGCAAGAAAGTCGGCGACATCCAGGGCACGCTGCCGCGCGGCGTGCAGGGGCCCTTCTTCAACGACGAGTTCGGCGACGTCTACACCAACATCTATACGCTCGAGGGCGACGGCTTCACGCCGGCCCAGCTGCGCGACTATGCGGATGCGCTGCGCGTGGTGCTGCTGCGCGTGCCCGGCGTGGCCAAGGTCGATTACTTCGGCGAGCAGGAAGAGCGCATCTACATCGAGATTCCCAACGCGCAGCTGGCCCGCCTTGGCGCGTCGCCCGAGCAGATCGGCCGGGCCATCGATGCGCAGAACGGCGTACTGTCGGCGGGCACGCTGACCACCGCGGACGATCGCGTGTTCGTGCGGCCCAGCGGCCAGCTGGGCGATGCGCAGGCGCTGGCGGAAACCCTCATCTCGGTCAACGGGCGTTCGGTGCGGCTGGGCGACATCGCTGCTATACGGCGCGGCTACATCGATCCGCCTACGTCCGAAATGCGGGCCGGCGGGCGCCAGGTGCTGGGCATCGGCATCACCATGCAGCCGGGCCAGGACGTGGTCAAGCTGGGCAAGTCGCTGGACGAGACCACGGCGCGGCTGCGCGGCAGCCTGCCCGCGGGCCTCGTGCTGACTCAGGTGTCGGACATGCCCGAGGCCGTGTCGCATTCGGTCGACGAATTCCTGCGTTCGGTGGCCGAAGCCGTCGCCATCGTGCTGCTGGTCAGCCTGGTGTCGCTGGGCCTGCGCACAGGCGTCGTAGTAGTCATTTCCATACCAGTCGTGCTGGCGGTCACCGCGCTCTTCATGTCGATGTTCGACATCGGCCTGCACAAGGTGTCGCTGGGCACGCTGGTACTGGCATTAGGGCTGCTGGTGGACGACGCCATCATCGCGGTGGAGATGATGGCGGTGAAGCTGGAACAGGGCTGGAACCGCGCGCGCGCCGCGGCGTACGCCTACACCAGCACGGCCTTTCCCATGCTGACCGGCACGCTGGTCACGGTGGCGGGCTTTCTTCCCATCGCGCTGGCGAAGTCGGGCACCGGCGAATACACGCGGTCCATCTTCCAGGTATCGGCCATCGCGCTGATCGCCTCGTGGTTCGCGGCGGTGGTGCTCATCCCGCTGCTGGGCTATCGCCTGCTGCCCGAGCGCAAGCGCGAGGCGCACCTGCCCGATGACCACGAGCACGACATCTACGACACGCGCTTCTATCGCCGCCTGCGCACCTGGGTGGCGGCCTGCATCCGGCGCCGCTATGTGGTGCTGGGCCTGACGATCGCGCTGTTCGCCGCGGCCATGGCCGCGTTCGGCCTGGTGCCGCAGCAGTTCTTCCCGAACTCCGATCGTCCCGAGCTGCTGGTCGACCTGAGCCTGCAGGAAGGCGCCTCGTTCGACGCCACCAAGCGCCAGGTGCTGCGACTGGAGCAGACGCTGCAAGACCGGCCCGAGATCGAGCACATGGTCAGCTTCGTGGGCACGGGCGCGCCGCGCTTCTACCTGCCGCTGGACCAGAAGCTGCCGCAGCCCAACTTCGCGCAGTTCATCCTTACCGCCAAATCGCTCGAAGACCGCGACCGGCTTGCCGGCTGGCTGGGACCGCTGCTGCGCGAGCAGTTCCCCGCCGTGCGCACCCGCCTGTCGCGCCTGGAGAACGGGCCGCCGGTGGGCTTTCCGGTGCAGTTCCGCGTCAGCGGCGACCACATCGGCACCGTGCGCGGCATCGCCGAGAAGCTCGCGGCCGAGGTGCGCGCCGATGGCCGCACGACCAACGTGCAGTTCGACTGGGACGAGCCTTCGGAACGCTCGCTGCGCTTCGAGATCGACCAGAACAAGGCGCGCGCCGTCGGCGTCACGTCGTCGGACATCGCCAACTTCCTCTCCATGACCCTGTCGGGCACCACGGTCACGCAGTATCGCGAGCGCGACAAGCTGATCAACGTGGCGCTGCGCGCACCGGCCGACGAACGCGTCGACCCCGCGCGCGTGGCCATGCTGTCCATGCCCACGCCCAACGGCCCCGTGCCGCTGGGCAGCCTGGGCAGCGTGCGGCCCGAGCTCGAGTATGCGGTGATCTGGGCGCGCGACCGCCAGCCCACCATCACCGTGCAGGCCGACGTGCTGCCCGGCGCGCAGGGCATCGACGTGACCCGTGACGTCGATGAGAAGCTCTCCGGGCTGCGCAGCGAGCTGCCGGTCGGCTATCGCATCCAGATCGGCGGCTCGGTCGAGGAAAGCCAGAAGGGCCAATCATCCATCAACGCCCAGATGCCGCTGATGATCATCGTGGTGCTGACGCTGCTGATGATCCAGCTGCAGAGCTTCTCGCGCGTGATGATGGTGGTGCTGACCGCTCCGCTGGGCCTGATCGGGGTGGTGATCGCGCTGCTGCTGTTCGGCAAGCCGTTCGGCTTCGTCGCCATGCTGGGCGTCATCGCCATGTTCGGCATCATCATGCGCAACTCGGTCATCCTCGTGGACCAGATCGAGCAGGACATCGCGGGCGGCGCGCCGCGCGTGGACGCCATCGTGGGCGCCACCGCGCGGCGCTTCCGGCCCATCACGCTGACGGCCGCCGCGGCCGTGCTGGCGCTGATACCGCTGTTGCGCAGCAACTTCTTCGGCCCGATGGCCACGGCCCTGATGGGCGGGATCACCAGCGCCACCGTGCTGACGCTGTTCTTCCTGCCCGCGCTGTACGCCGCATGGTTCCGCGTGCGCAACGACGAGCGCGCCGAGCCGCCTGGCGTGCCGCCCGGCGCGGATGCCGGCCATCTGAGGGAAGGAGCCTGA